The following proteins are encoded in a genomic region of Gimesia algae:
- a CDS encoding alpha/beta hydrolase family protein, translating into MALNSHRRPFLWLTLLALLLSTAASQAADPRKVIGPSTADQNLSDYFYDQTLQLTKRSLKNITDLEDWKKKRVTYRKQLFEMLGLSPLPAKTDLKPEITGTIESDGFIVENITFQSRPGLYVTGNLYRPAKQAGKIPAILYVCGHGGVKKNGIIYGNKVHYQHHGEWFARNGYVCLTIDTLQLGEIEGLHHGTFREGMWEWLSRGYTPAGVEAWNCIRALDYLQSRPEVDGEKLGVTGRSGGGAYSWWIAALDERIKAAVPVAGITTLKNHVIDGVIEGHCDCMFMVNTYQWDYAQVAALVAPRPLLISNTDKDSIFPLDGVVDVYRSTMQIYDLYGVPQNLGLQITEGPHKDTQELRIHAFRWFNHFLKGDDSLIEMAATKFHTPEELKVFQTLPADQKNAKIQESFVKLAAPAPIPADTQEWEQQTERWKQQLLQKSFRAWPEKVNASKPEIRSITKDGLVLQTISFDSQNHVPLDLFVVLPADSDATKIDNINLVVLNQADWNDNFKHIVPFFPGMQAENASSPESDKRFQEFRKQVLETKAPIAYFAPRGIGLSQWNQDKKKQVQIRRRFYLLGQSLEGMQVWDIRRAIQTLKSLTDSSGAQLTLQASGDAAVLCLYASLFESGIASLELEGIPVSHQQGPALLNVLRYLDLPQTLAMAATRSPVILTNAKPEDWKYPAEVSKKLGWDQSRLQIKK; encoded by the coding sequence ATGGCTCTGAATTCACACCGACGCCCGTTTCTCTGGCTGACCTTACTGGCACTGCTACTATCTACCGCCGCTTCCCAAGCAGCCGACCCCCGCAAAGTCATTGGTCCCAGCACCGCAGATCAGAACCTGAGTGATTATTTTTATGATCAGACGCTGCAACTGACTAAGCGCAGTCTCAAAAACATCACAGATCTCGAAGACTGGAAAAAGAAACGTGTCACCTACCGCAAACAACTCTTTGAAATGCTGGGCCTGTCGCCATTGCCTGCGAAAACCGATCTGAAGCCGGAAATCACGGGCACGATCGAAAGCGATGGCTTCATCGTCGAAAATATTACGTTTCAATCCCGTCCCGGCCTGTATGTCACCGGCAACCTCTATCGACCTGCAAAACAGGCAGGTAAAATCCCTGCGATTCTGTATGTCTGCGGTCATGGCGGCGTTAAGAAAAACGGAATCATTTACGGCAACAAGGTGCACTACCAGCATCACGGCGAATGGTTTGCCCGCAATGGCTATGTCTGCCTGACAATCGATACACTGCAACTGGGCGAAATCGAAGGCCTGCATCATGGGACCTTCCGGGAAGGGATGTGGGAATGGCTCTCGCGCGGTTACACTCCTGCCGGTGTCGAAGCCTGGAACTGCATTCGTGCACTCGATTACCTGCAGTCACGTCCTGAAGTGGATGGCGAAAAGCTGGGCGTCACCGGTCGTTCCGGCGGGGGCGCCTACAGCTGGTGGATTGCGGCGCTGGATGAACGCATCAAAGCCGCCGTCCCGGTCGCCGGGATTACGACTTTGAAAAACCATGTGATTGATGGCGTGATTGAAGGGCACTGCGACTGTATGTTTATGGTCAATACCTATCAATGGGATTACGCCCAGGTGGCTGCACTCGTCGCACCGCGACCGCTGTTAATCTCAAATACAGACAAAGACAGCATTTTCCCGCTCGACGGCGTCGTTGACGTCTACCGCAGTACCATGCAGATTTATGACCTGTATGGCGTGCCTCAGAATCTGGGTCTGCAGATCACCGAAGGCCCGCATAAAGATACGCAGGAACTACGCATTCACGCCTTCCGCTGGTTCAATCATTTCCTCAAAGGGGATGACAGCCTGATCGAAATGGCGGCCACCAAGTTCCACACACCGGAAGAACTGAAAGTTTTCCAGACACTTCCCGCAGACCAGAAGAACGCGAAAATCCAGGAATCCTTCGTCAAACTGGCTGCCCCAGCGCCCATTCCTGCGGACACACAAGAGTGGGAACAGCAGACCGAGCGCTGGAAACAGCAGCTGCTGCAAAAATCCTTCCGTGCTTGGCCTGAAAAAGTGAACGCCAGCAAACCTGAAATAAGATCAATCACGAAAGACGGCCTGGTTCTGCAGACGATCTCCTTCGACAGCCAGAACCATGTGCCACTCGACCTGTTCGTCGTCTTGCCGGCAGACAGCGATGCCACGAAAATCGACAATATCAATCTGGTCGTACTGAATCAGGCGGACTGGAACGATAACTTCAAACACATTGTTCCCTTTTTTCCCGGGATGCAGGCTGAGAATGCGTCTTCCCCTGAAAGTGACAAACGTTTTCAGGAATTTCGTAAACAGGTGCTGGAAACGAAAGCCCCCATCGCCTACTTTGCACCTCGGGGTATTGGCTTGAGTCAATGGAATCAGGATAAGAAGAAACAGGTTCAGATCCGTCGGCGTTTCTATCTGCTGGGACAATCCCTGGAAGGTATGCAGGTCTGGGATATTCGTCGTGCCATTCAGACATTGAAATCACTCACCGACTCTTCTGGTGCGCAATTGACTTTGCAAGCGAGCGGTGACGCAGCAGTTTTGTGCCTGTATGCCTCGCTCTTCGAAAGCGGGATTGCGTCGCTGGAACTGGAAGGCATCCCTGTTTCACATCAGCAGGGACCAGCATTATTGAATGTACTGCGTTATCTGGACCTACCCCAGACTCTCGCCATGGCAGCGACACGCAGTCCTGTGATCTTAACCAATGCAAAACCAGAGGACTGGAAATATCCCGCTGAGGTCAGCAAAAAGCTGGGCTGGGACCAAAGTCGGCTCCAGATTAAGAAATAA
- the hemQ gene encoding hydrogen peroxide-dependent heme synthase, whose amino-acid sequence MNRPPHTAAAFPDPTTIMTEGWHCLHLYYRVDQGALNQIDQATRAEGRRQLAAILDAEAEDAPIRMQTSIVSGHKADLQVLVMDPDPIKIDSIKQAIRSCGLGPALIPTYSFVSITEISEYVPTLEQFAAKLKREGTDPEGPAFQAKIKAYESRLPAMNQQRVYPEFPDFPVCTFYPMNKSRVPGANWYMEQFSNRYSMMAEHGMSGMKFAGRVVQVITASTGFDDWEWGVTLWGRAPEPIKEIVYTMRFDKASAKYAEFGPFYLSYIVPPEEAIAHLKL is encoded by the coding sequence GTGAACCGTCCTCCCCATACCGCAGCAGCATTTCCCGACCCCACTACGATTATGACCGAAGGCTGGCATTGCCTGCATTTGTATTATCGTGTTGATCAGGGAGCGTTGAATCAGATTGACCAGGCGACCCGTGCAGAAGGGCGCAGACAGTTGGCAGCCATTCTGGATGCGGAAGCCGAAGATGCCCCCATTCGCATGCAGACCTCAATCGTTTCCGGCCACAAAGCCGATCTGCAGGTGCTGGTGATGGATCCGGATCCGATCAAAATCGACAGTATCAAACAGGCCATTCGCAGCTGTGGACTGGGTCCCGCTCTGATCCCCACGTATTCGTTCGTTTCGATTACCGAAATTTCAGAATACGTTCCTACACTTGAACAGTTTGCTGCCAAACTCAAGCGGGAAGGAACTGATCCGGAAGGCCCCGCGTTCCAGGCGAAAATCAAAGCTTATGAAAGCCGCCTGCCAGCGATGAACCAGCAGCGTGTCTACCCCGAGTTTCCTGATTTTCCGGTCTGTACTTTTTACCCAATGAACAAATCACGAGTTCCCGGTGCCAACTGGTATATGGAACAGTTCAGCAATCGCTACAGCATGATGGCTGAACACGGAATGAGTGGAATGAAGTTCGCCGGTCGCGTGGTACAGGTCATTACTGCTTCGACAGGCTTTGATGACTGGGAGTGGGGAGTGACTCTCTGGGGTAGAGCACCCGAGCCCATCAAAGAAATCGTTTACACAATGCGGTTCGATAAAGCTTCCGCGAAGTATGCAGAGTTTGGCCCGTTCTACCTGAGCTATATCGTACCCCCGGAAGAAGCAATCGCCCATCTCAAACTCTGA
- a CDS encoding DUF1571 domain-containing protein has protein sequence MGIQFRQDGALHFLTEKEWYRMMRMLRIRSEHHFSNVMASAIISAAIGILYFSFDPAPADADPNDMALIASKPVPIPVIAYKPTEMSDSKPSDKPGEAKKQQSQQANGMLTGRMAILMNQLLLEKGCRYLETIPDYTATFSKQEYVGGELSDNQVINLKCRHKPFSVYMKWVVGDKGQELLYVDGENEEKMLVKMGGLKGRLVPTLKLDPYGSLAMQESRYPITKAGIKALAETIIDYRKKDLDENLNTECVMIPNQKYDGKDCYCFIAHFANKKESETYRKSVIYIDQKTCLPIFVRGFGWPAQDLASASAEELDEKTLIESYSFTDINLKSELATTEFDQTNNNYRFRR, from the coding sequence ATGGGAATTCAATTCAGACAAGACGGTGCCTTGCATTTTCTTACCGAAAAGGAATGGTACCGCATGATGCGCATGCTAAGAATCAGATCAGAACATCATTTTTCAAATGTCATGGCGTCGGCCATCATTTCTGCTGCAATTGGAATATTATATTTCAGTTTTGACCCTGCTCCCGCTGATGCTGATCCTAATGATATGGCGCTGATCGCGTCCAAGCCTGTCCCTATCCCGGTCATCGCTTATAAGCCGACGGAAATGTCAGATTCTAAACCGTCAGATAAGCCAGGTGAAGCTAAAAAGCAGCAGTCACAACAGGCGAACGGAATGCTGACGGGACGTATGGCGATCCTGATGAATCAGCTGCTGCTGGAAAAAGGTTGCCGCTATCTGGAAACCATTCCCGATTATACTGCTACCTTTTCCAAGCAGGAATATGTGGGAGGCGAACTGTCTGACAACCAGGTGATCAACCTGAAATGCCGTCACAAACCATTCAGCGTTTACATGAAGTGGGTTGTCGGCGATAAGGGTCAGGAACTGCTGTATGTAGATGGCGAAAACGAAGAAAAAATGCTGGTAAAAATGGGTGGCTTGAAAGGCCGACTGGTTCCCACTCTAAAACTGGATCCCTACGGTTCTCTGGCGATGCAGGAATCTCGTTATCCGATTACCAAAGCAGGTATCAAAGCGCTGGCGGAAACAATTATCGATTACCGTAAGAAAGATCTGGATGAAAACCTGAATACCGAATGTGTGATGATTCCCAATCAGAAATATGATGGGAAAGACTGTTATTGCTTCATCGCTCATTTTGCCAATAAGAAAGAGTCAGAAACGTATCGCAAATCAGTCATCTATATTGACCAGAAGACGTGTCTGCCGATTTTTGTTCGCGGTTTCGGCTGGCCTGCACAGGATCTGGCCAGTGCTTCTGCTGAAGAACTGGATGAAAAGACCCTGATCGAATCATATTCATTTACCGATATCAATCTGAAATCGGAACTGGCTACAACCGAATTTGACCAGACGAACAACAACTACCGCTTTCGTCGCTAA
- a CDS encoding sugar phosphate isomerase/epimerase family protein, with translation MKLNRRSFLQSSTAALFTGTLLRSLSASPSKAAAQRSLKLDLSCGRIGVKADQRQAIDYAHQYGFEAVVPDAGYLGKLSDSQLDELKADMRDKNLVFSAAGMPVDFRKTDAIFKQGLSKLPQNAAALQRAGVTRTGTWLMPTHAELTYNANFKQHTRRLKEVSQILADHGLRFGLEYVGPKTLWSSKMYPFIHSLPEARELITAIDVQGVGLILDSWHWYTAHETKDDLLTLTNADIVAVDLNDAPAGLEIDQQIDQKRELPMATGVIDLATFLNTLNQLNYDGPVRAEPFNAALRKMPADQAVAATATAMKKAVALIQ, from the coding sequence ATGAAATTGAATCGGCGCTCCTTTCTACAATCTTCTACTGCCGCTCTGTTCACAGGCACTTTGCTCAGATCACTTTCGGCATCTCCCTCCAAAGCAGCGGCGCAAAGATCACTGAAGCTGGATCTGTCCTGTGGTCGCATCGGTGTGAAAGCAGATCAGCGACAGGCGATTGACTATGCCCATCAGTATGGATTCGAAGCCGTCGTGCCGGACGCAGGCTACCTGGGAAAACTTTCTGACAGCCAGTTAGATGAACTCAAAGCAGATATGCGAGATAAAAATCTGGTCTTCAGCGCCGCCGGCATGCCCGTAGATTTTCGCAAAACGGATGCCATCTTCAAGCAGGGACTGTCGAAACTACCCCAAAACGCGGCTGCTTTACAGCGGGCTGGCGTGACCCGGACAGGCACCTGGCTGATGCCCACACATGCTGAACTGACCTATAATGCCAACTTCAAGCAGCACACGCGCCGTCTCAAAGAAGTCTCGCAGATCCTCGCTGACCACGGCCTGCGATTCGGGCTGGAATATGTCGGCCCTAAAACACTCTGGTCGAGTAAAATGTATCCCTTCATTCACTCTTTGCCCGAAGCCCGCGAACTGATCACCGCCATTGATGTTCAGGGGGTGGGCCTGATTCTGGACAGCTGGCACTGGTACACCGCTCACGAAACCAAAGACGACCTCTTAACATTGACCAACGCCGATATCGTTGCTGTCGACCTGAACGATGCGCCCGCCGGTCTGGAAATCGATCAGCAGATTGATCAGAAACGGGAACTCCCTATGGCAACCGGCGTAATAGATTTAGCAACATTCCTGAATACGCTGAACCAGCTTAACTACGATGGTCCTGTTCGCGCCGAACCCTTTAATGCCGCGTTAAGAAAAATGCCCGCCGATCAGGCAGTCGCTGCAACCGCAACCGCGATGAAGAAAGCCGTCGCGCTGATTCAGTAA
- a CDS encoding YdjY domain-containing protein, with protein sequence MKRPFFATFSLFAFVLLCSQPLTAAEPVKDKSGTAADAKAKDADGPVALNKQKTVLLDLPHKKLLLKTHVCLQEGVLEMLLCKKQTKEHESILSIESPATAIHAGLLAIGAKVGTPVKFTPKFQPPQGQKLNIVLVWKGKDGKAQREIAQQWVRTATNRYFTAKLDRLPEGITIDKKSELRFDEKYKELIWFGQMSKETRDEFLAKSKDKAFQAAIKKFYDESQPRVMKFDWIFAGSGFALDEMTGEKYYYAESGDLICVANFPTAIIDVNIASSASGEENLLFEANKDKIPPRGTPVTIEITLAEAKPKDEKK encoded by the coding sequence ATGAAACGACCGTTCTTTGCCACCTTCTCTTTGTTCGCGTTCGTACTGCTTTGCAGTCAACCGTTGACAGCCGCCGAGCCTGTTAAAGATAAATCGGGAACTGCTGCGGATGCGAAAGCAAAAGATGCGGACGGACCGGTTGCCCTGAATAAACAGAAAACGGTCCTGCTGGATCTGCCCCACAAAAAACTGTTGTTGAAAACGCATGTCTGTCTGCAGGAAGGCGTGCTGGAAATGCTGTTGTGTAAAAAACAGACCAAAGAGCATGAATCGATTCTGTCGATCGAATCCCCGGCAACGGCCATTCACGCCGGCCTGCTGGCAATTGGTGCCAAAGTGGGGACGCCTGTTAAATTCACGCCGAAGTTTCAGCCCCCGCAGGGACAGAAACTGAATATTGTTCTGGTGTGGAAAGGCAAGGACGGGAAAGCGCAGCGCGAAATTGCTCAGCAGTGGGTCAGGACGGCCACGAATCGTTATTTCACCGCAAAGCTGGATCGGTTACCGGAAGGTATCACCATCGATAAAAAGAGTGAGCTGCGCTTCGATGAGAAATATAAGGAACTGATCTGGTTCGGGCAGATGTCTAAAGAGACCCGGGATGAATTTTTAGCGAAGAGCAAAGACAAAGCATTTCAAGCTGCGATCAAAAAGTTTTATGATGAGAGTCAGCCCAGGGTAATGAAGTTCGACTGGATCTTTGCCGGCAGCGGTTTTGCCCTCGATGAAATGACCGGCGAAAAATACTACTACGCAGAAAGTGGTGACCTGATCTGCGTCGCGAACTTTCCAACAGCGATCATTGATGTGAATATCGCCAGTTCAGCGTCCGGTGAAGAAAACCTGCTGTTCGAAGCAAACAAGGACAAGATTCCCCCACGGGGCACGCCGGTAACGATTGAAATTACCCTTGCTGAAGCCAAACCCAAAGACGAAAAAAAGTAG
- a CDS encoding alpha/beta hydrolase produces the protein MTEAVIEEFIASDGYRLQGRVWHPENEQVRVTLVILHGIQSHSGWYESSCRQLCEQGARIYFFDRRGSGLNTRDRGHASHWRRLVQDVVQLLSQIRFQREQPEQTVPIVLQGMSWGAKLATVVAAERPELIDGLALLYPGIKAKVNATALQQLQLSLAERLGIRDKRVPIPLSDPTLFTADPDWQKWIQEDPLALHKVSVAFLLANRELDHLSEAATEQINCPVFCQLAGQDQIIDNLATEAYFSRIRSDQKTLFSYPEARHTLEFEPDREQITADYIDWLNESISSEKIC, from the coding sequence ATGACGGAAGCAGTCATAGAAGAATTCATTGCCTCGGATGGTTACCGTCTGCAGGGACGCGTCTGGCATCCAGAAAATGAGCAAGTCCGCGTGACGTTGGTGATCCTGCATGGGATTCAGAGTCATTCCGGCTGGTACGAATCCTCGTGCCGTCAACTCTGTGAGCAGGGGGCGCGGATTTATTTTTTTGATCGCAGGGGTTCGGGGCTCAATACGCGGGATCGGGGACATGCCTCCCACTGGCGGCGGCTGGTTCAGGATGTAGTGCAGTTGTTATCTCAGATTCGGTTTCAACGGGAGCAGCCAGAACAAACAGTGCCAATCGTGCTGCAGGGTATGAGCTGGGGCGCAAAACTGGCGACTGTTGTTGCTGCAGAACGACCTGAATTGATCGACGGACTGGCGTTACTTTATCCTGGGATTAAAGCAAAGGTCAATGCGACTGCTCTGCAGCAGCTGCAACTTTCACTGGCCGAACGACTTGGAATCAGGGACAAACGGGTGCCGATTCCTCTGAGTGATCCGACTTTGTTTACCGCTGATCCGGACTGGCAGAAATGGATTCAGGAAGATCCCCTGGCATTACATAAGGTGAGTGTGGCCTTCCTGCTGGCCAACCGGGAACTGGATCACCTGTCGGAGGCAGCAACTGAGCAGATCAACTGTCCGGTGTTCTGTCAGCTGGCGGGACAGGATCAGATTATTGATAATCTGGCGACTGAAGCTTATTTTTCACGTATCAGGTCTGATCAGAAAACCCTGTTTTCTTACCCCGAAGCGCGGCATACACTGGAATTTGAACCAGATCGCGAACAGATAACAGCCGATTATATCGACTGGCTGAACGAATCCATTTCTTCTGAGAAGATCTGCTAA
- a CDS encoding O-acetyl-ADP-ribose deacetylase, translated as MIVQFGSALIELVLGDITTQEVDAIVNAANSYLAVGGGVDGAIHDAAGSEIMQELERRYPDGCPTGSAVATSAGQLSARYIFHAVGPVWQGGGKKESQLLESAYETCLNLAEQYDCQSVAFPSISTGVYRYPVDLAGEIALRTVATKLESTKQIKLVRFVLFDQGTFGCYSRILETMLV; from the coding sequence ATGATCGTACAGTTTGGATCTGCCCTGATTGAGCTGGTTCTGGGAGATATTACCACACAAGAGGTGGATGCGATTGTGAATGCTGCCAATTCCTATCTGGCAGTTGGAGGCGGCGTTGATGGCGCAATCCACGATGCTGCAGGGTCTGAAATCATGCAAGAGCTGGAACGTCGCTATCCGGATGGCTGTCCGACCGGAAGTGCCGTCGCGACATCAGCCGGACAGTTGTCTGCCCGGTATATCTTCCATGCGGTAGGCCCTGTCTGGCAGGGAGGCGGAAAAAAGGAGAGTCAACTGTTAGAGTCAGCTTACGAAACCTGTCTGAACCTGGCGGAACAATATGACTGCCAGTCGGTGGCCTTCCCTTCCATCAGCACAGGCGTTTATCGTTATCCAGTCGATCTGGCTGGCGAAATTGCATTACGGACGGTGGCGACGAAGCTGGAGTCGACAAAGCAGATTAAACTCGTTCGGTTCGTATTGTTTGATCAGGGGACCTTCGGCTGTTATTCGCGTATTCTGGAAACCATGCTGGTATGA
- a CDS encoding glycosyltransferase has translation MIKVSLLIPTLDQSGAEKQLSLLATSLPQEEFEVQVIALTRGGPYETLLREHNIPLTILKKRFKFDPLAYRALKKTIQQQQPDILHTWLFAANSYGRMAVKRLSKSQKTPKVIVSERCVDTWKSRWQHNVDRRLLPQTSLLVGNSQSVVDFYQEQGVPESILRVVPNGIPIPQVADTENTRKELFQQHDIPADARLMAFVGRLARQKRIEDLLWTLQLLRQMNEKIILLLIGEGPERAKLEQLAHKYTVTPNVRFLGHRPDVKALFPLFDLFLLASDFEGQSNSVMEAMSYGIPVIASDIPPNRELVVHGETGFLTSVGDCTGYAQYAERILADPQLATDLGLAAQKKMQQDFSIAKMTAGYAALYREVLT, from the coding sequence GTGATAAAAGTCAGCCTCCTCATTCCGACTCTGGATCAGTCCGGCGCAGAAAAACAGTTGTCTTTGCTTGCCACGTCACTGCCTCAAGAGGAATTCGAAGTTCAGGTCATCGCACTCACACGCGGCGGTCCCTATGAAACACTGCTCCGCGAACACAATATCCCGCTGACGATCTTAAAAAAACGCTTTAAGTTTGATCCTCTCGCTTATCGTGCGCTCAAGAAAACGATTCAACAGCAACAGCCCGATATCCTGCATACCTGGTTATTCGCTGCCAACTCCTATGGCAGAATGGCCGTCAAACGACTGTCTAAATCTCAGAAAACGCCCAAAGTCATTGTCTCCGAACGATGTGTCGACACCTGGAAAAGCAGATGGCAGCACAATGTCGACCGCAGACTGCTGCCGCAGACATCACTGCTGGTCGGCAATTCTCAAAGTGTCGTCGACTTTTATCAGGAGCAGGGCGTCCCTGAATCGATTTTACGGGTAGTCCCCAACGGGATTCCCATCCCCCAGGTCGCCGACACCGAAAACACGCGCAAGGAGCTCTTTCAACAACACGATATTCCCGCCGATGCGCGGCTGATGGCCTTTGTCGGACGCCTGGCGCGACAGAAGCGGATAGAAGACCTGCTCTGGACACTGCAACTACTGCGACAGATGAACGAAAAAATCATACTACTGCTGATCGGCGAAGGTCCCGAGCGTGCCAAACTGGAACAACTGGCACATAAATACACGGTGACTCCCAATGTGCGGTTTCTGGGACACCGCCCGGATGTGAAAGCACTGTTTCCCCTGTTCGACCTGTTTCTGCTGGCCAGTGATTTTGAGGGACAGTCCAACAGCGTGATGGAAGCCATGTCCTATGGAATCCCAGTGATTGCCAGTGATATTCCTCCTAACCGGGAACTGGTCGTCCATGGAGAAACCGGATTTTTAACGTCGGTGGGAGACTGCACCGGATATGCACAATATGCTGAACGCATCCTTGCAGACCCTCAACTCGCCACTGATCTCGGCTTAGCAGCCCAAAAAAAGATGCAGCAGGACTTCAGTATCGCTAAAATGACAGCAGGCTATGCTGCGCTCTACCGCGAAGTGCTCACATAA
- the asnB gene encoding asparagine synthase (glutamine-hydrolyzing): MCGITGTSWTSRDKNISPDVLQRMTSVLAHRGPDDSGGFHSDIPGKSILFSAENSFADFQPHSDVGAALGHRRLSIIDLGTGHQPLTNEDGTIWIVFNGEIYNYQELRKELIQQGHQFKTESDTEVIVHLYEEQGTACVERLRGMFALAIWDERRQRLFMARDRLGQKPLFYRQEADRLSFASELKSLLQIPGADRTVDPHAIDLFLAYQYVPHPWSILKGYHKLPPAHRAVYENGQLQIERYWTPPYQHPEINSQFPFQSVDQWSAALRETLTESVRIRMRSDVPLGAFLSGGIDSTIIAGLMQSMSDRPVHTFSIGFPVKQFDERSYAREAAKMLGTDHHEYVVDPAALEMLPRLSWHYDEPFADSSAIPTMYLSQVTRQEVTVSLSGDGGDELFAGYDRYRAVALSQWFDRLPAFARKMMTASIWQKLPASVEQKSFRRRVKRFLAGLSVPPERRYLKWVGIFDTERRHEMYAPGFREQLADFDADQFLLDAYQLCPDRDFVTRTTATDVQTYLPCDILTKVDIASMAHSLECRSPFLDHHVAELAAAMPLKYKMHKGRGKQILTDTFSDLLPESIQTRKKMGFGVPLNHWFRNELKPLLFDVLLDQRALDRQIFDPQAVEQLISEHLNLQWDHSARLWSLLVLELWFQTFLDPVSIPDHFPDPVLI, from the coding sequence ATGTGTGGAATTACCGGTACCTCGTGGACCTCGCGAGACAAAAATATCTCTCCCGACGTGCTCCAGCGCATGACCAGCGTGCTGGCGCATCGAGGCCCCGATGATTCAGGCGGTTTTCATTCGGATATTCCTGGAAAATCGATCCTGTTTTCTGCAGAGAATTCATTCGCCGATTTTCAACCCCACTCTGATGTGGGCGCTGCATTAGGCCACCGACGTCTCTCGATTATCGACCTGGGAACGGGTCACCAGCCTCTCACCAATGAAGATGGTACGATCTGGATTGTCTTCAACGGCGAAATCTATAACTACCAGGAACTGCGCAAAGAACTGATCCAGCAGGGGCATCAGTTCAAAACCGAATCCGATACAGAAGTCATCGTCCACCTGTATGAAGAGCAGGGGACTGCCTGCGTCGAACGCCTGCGTGGCATGTTCGCGCTTGCCATCTGGGATGAACGCCGCCAGCGACTGTTCATGGCCCGCGATCGCCTGGGACAGAAGCCACTCTTTTATCGTCAGGAAGCAGACCGCCTGAGTTTCGCCAGTGAGCTGAAATCGCTGCTGCAGATTCCTGGTGCCGACAGAACCGTCGATCCCCACGCGATTGATCTGTTTCTCGCCTATCAATATGTGCCACACCCCTGGTCAATCCTCAAAGGTTATCACAAACTGCCTCCCGCACACCGGGCCGTTTATGAAAACGGGCAGTTGCAGATTGAACGTTACTGGACACCCCCGTATCAACATCCGGAAATCAATTCCCAGTTTCCATTTCAGTCTGTTGATCAGTGGTCAGCCGCGCTGCGTGAGACATTGACTGAATCCGTTCGCATCCGCATGCGCAGCGATGTCCCCCTGGGCGCCTTCCTCTCGGGAGGCATCGATTCCACCATCATCGCCGGCCTGATGCAGAGCATGTCGGATCGACCGGTGCACACGTTCTCGATCGGCTTCCCGGTCAAACAGTTTGACGAACGCAGCTACGCACGTGAAGCTGCTAAAATGCTGGGAACCGATCATCACGAATATGTCGTCGACCCCGCAGCGCTGGAAATGCTGCCGCGCCTCTCCTGGCATTACGATGAACCTTTCGCGGACAGTAGCGCGATTCCCACCATGTATCTCTCGCAGGTCACCCGACAGGAAGTGACCGTCTCCCTGTCCGGAGATGGCGGCGATGAACTGTTTGCCGGCTATGATCGGTACCGTGCGGTTGCTTTGTCCCAATGGTTTGACAGGCTGCCTGCCTTCGCCCGTAAAATGATGACCGCATCCATCTGGCAAAAGTTGCCTGCGTCTGTGGAACAAAAATCATTTCGTCGTCGCGTCAAACGCTTTCTCGCCGGACTGTCTGTCCCACCCGAACGCCGCTATCTGAAATGGGTTGGCATTTTTGATACCGAACGACGCCACGAAATGTATGCCCCTGGCTTTCGGGAACAGCTCGCCGATTTCGATGCCGATCAGTTTCTGCTCGATGCCTACCAGCTCTGCCCGGATCGTGACTTTGTCACCCGTACCACAGCCACCGATGTGCAAACCTATCTCCCCTGTGATATCCTGACTAAAGTTGATATCGCCAGCATGGCACACAGCCTGGAATGTCGCAGCCCGTTTCTGGATCACCACGTGGCCGAACTCGCCGCGGCGATGCCTTTGAAATATAAAATGCACAAAGGGCGGGGCAAGCAGATTCTGACCGACACGTTTTCCGATCTGTTGCCCGAATCCATCCAGACCCGTAAAAAAATGGGCTTTGGAGTGCCCCTCAATCACTGGTTCCGCAACGAACTCAAGCCACTTTTGTTTGATGTACTGTTAGATCAACGGGCCCTCGATCGGCAGATTTTTGATCCGCAAGCAGTCGAGCAGTTGATCAGTGAGCATCTGAATCTGCAGTGGGATCACAGCGCGCGGCTCTGGTCGCTGCTGGTTTTGGAACTCTGGTTCCAGACGTTCCTCGATCCCGTATCCATTCCCGATCACTTCCCGGATCCGGTACTCATCTGA